TGATTATACCTAACCTGCTTGAGAGTTGTCAGCTACATTTGTGTATGACGACGGGGCAAGGAATGGTAGGGTAATCAACGGCGGCGATCAGGTCGGCCAGGAACCGGTCAGCAATGGGGGTTCCCCAACCGGAAGCGAGGTCGTAGCCAGACTGCGCTTTATAGCCGGTGATGCCGTGATAGGTGTTATTGCCGCTGGTGATGTCGTGCATGCTTTTGCCGCGCAGACTATAAAGCGCGGGGTGGATAAAGCCTAATGGTTTGCCGCGCATCTGGTTGGCGATGGCGATCAGCCCGGCCCAGCAAGGGGCGCTGGCGCTGGTCCCGCCGATGACATCCCAGTGTTTCCACTTTCTGGAGTTGACCTGGCCCAGGACGCCAGTCTCAAATGAGGCGTAGAGGTCGAAGCTTGGTTCTGCGGGGAAAGCGACATCAGGAAGGCCACGTTTGCCTTTGAGCGTGCGTTGATTGAGCAAGCCGAGTTGATAGTCTGGCTCAGGGAAGACGGCGCTCAGGCCGCCGCCGGTAGCTCCGCCGTTCGAGTCATTCCAGACGCGCTCGCTGCTGTAGGTTCCGCTTGCATCGCGCACCTGGAGGGTGGTGCCGCCGACGGCCAGTACGTAGGGATCGGAGGCGGGCCAGGAGACGTTCGGCTTTCGCCAGACGGCGTTGGGATTGTTGGAGCCATCAGGGTTGGTGACGCCGTTGTCGCCGCTGGATGCCAGGACGGTGATGCCAGCCGTCACGGCGTCTTTCAGAATCGCGTCCTGGAACAGGTAGAACTGCCGATCTGAGGATTTCTCTGAGGCGGAGGCGCCGACTGCGCCGAGTTCGCTGCCGCCATAGCTGATAGTGATGATCTGCCCTAACTGGTTGTACAGCGCGTAGTTGAGCGTATCTGCCATTCTCCAAAAAAGGCAATTATCTTCCCGCGAGCCGCTCGGCGACTTGTTGGAGCCAAGAAGCAGCACGATGTTGGCGCCTGGGGCGATGGCATGCGCCCATTCGACGTCGAGGGTGTTCTCAAGCTGCAAGTCATCTTCTTTATCAGGGCAGGTATAGGGAGCCGGGGGACCGGCCTGCTGGATAATCTTGAAGCTGGGCGGGTCGGGCAAGCCCCAGACTTTATCGAAGTGATGCAGATCGGCTTGCAGGGAGCTTGTTTTCCCGACGCCAAGGATGACGATGGTCTGGCCCGCGCCATTGTAGCCCTGCTTATAGAGGGCGGGCAGGTTGAATGCCCGTTGGATTTGCTCCGGGCTATAACAGGGGTGGCCGAGCGCGATCAGGCATTGCTGGGTGGTTGGCCCGGTGCCGTCTGGTCGGAAGGGGTAGGTCTGTGGGGTGGGTGTAGGAGAGATGAAGGGGGTTGCCGTTGGCGTTGGGCTGGCCTGCGCAAGGGCTGTGGTTGTCGGCTGCTGCGCCGGGGTGGAACGCAGGGTCTGCCCCAGCGCCAGCGCGGTGAGCAGGAGCAGGGTCGCAGCGGCGCTGAGGGTCAGGATACGGCGGCGCTTCCTGGGC
Above is a genomic segment from Ktedonobacterales bacterium containing:
- a CDS encoding S8 family serine peptidase; protein product: MNDQQPPAGSRNSRSAQDSEAITRELTSLKQASDHLSAIERDLENRRVQLQTQITRYTEQAPLARQANRHDLANEALARVAQLQPELTRVQEQLARIVARQKEITSRQLDLLRQTSAPGSVRPASSSSSPYPARRKPRKRRRILTLSAAATLLLLTALALGQTLRSTPAQQPTTTALAQASPTPTATPFISPTPTPQTYPFRPDGTGPTTQQCLIALGHPCYSPEQIQRAFNLPALYKQGYNGAGQTIVILGVGKTSSLQADLHHFDKVWGLPDPPSFKIIQQAGPPAPYTCPDKEDDLQLENTLDVEWAHAIAPGANIVLLLGSNKSPSGSREDNCLFWRMADTLNYALYNQLGQIITISYGGSELGAVGASASEKSSDRQFYLFQDAILKDAVTAGITVLASSGDNGVTNPDGSNNPNAVWRKPNVSWPASDPYVLAVGGTTLQVRDASGTYSSERVWNDSNGGATGGGLSAVFPEPDYQLGLLNQRTLKGKRGLPDVAFPAEPSFDLYASFETGVLGQVNSRKWKHWDVIGGTSASAPCWAGLIAIANQMRGKPLGFIHPALYSLRGKSMHDITSGNNTYHGITGYKAQSGYDLASGWGTPIADRFLADLIAAVDYPTIPCPVVIHKCS